From Anopheles arabiensis isolate DONGOLA chromosome 3, AaraD3, whole genome shotgun sequence, a single genomic window includes:
- the LOC120903952 gene encoding nuclear envelope integral membrane protein 1, whose product MITIDRRLAAGVLLLVCLLPFLCHGKEAEPQKDLMFLEPGRLVSYTYDEWSITRPGLIVYCYPGQQESLLNAFCTVSIRMHCDHDNYNQYLGSSPAEVKKHYKAEQSLFSFNVFASRKRRQVELEPFNQSCLGVVSSGKYDIEVLLNRFDLWRVGLLVLGVLLFFIALPMSQNPLFYYTGGILIGLTSFALALVYMFSKMMPYRPLMLGVMVGGWTLGFYGMQMMYENLRLIFVLYQHYVFWYLAIVGSISFFVCYRLGPPKDRRSKRVIQWTLQLIALTMVFFSSYQRQLSTGFVLIVIGAYYHATPLNALRWVRNRFRSRYPGKRRLLTVEEFEEQGRIETDRALKDLREYCRSPECKQWTTMMRLRDPVRFASFVEGSPHVMEEECFEYDTVHSSISNDDSDEVVELTEGEED is encoded by the exons ATGATCACGATTGACCGACGCCTGGCGGCGggtgtgctgttgttggtcTGTCTGTTACCATTCCTCTGCCATGGCAAGGAAGCGGAACCGCAGAAAGATT TAATGTTCCTCGAACCGGGACGCCTCGTATCGTACACGTACGATGAGTGGAGCATCACCCGGCCCGGGCTGATCGTTTACTGCTACCCGGGGCAGCAGGAAAGCTTGCTGAACGCGTTCTGCACCGTCTCGATACGGATGCACTGCGATCATGACAACTACAACCAGTACCTCGGTAGCTCCCCGGCCGAGGTGAAAAAGCACTACAAGGCGGAACAGAGCCTGTTCAGCTTCAATGTGTTTGCGTCCCGCAAGCGCCGGCAGGTGGAGCTGGAACCGTTCAACCAGAGCTGTCTCGGCGTCGTTTCATCCGGCAAGTACGACATCGAGGTGCTGCTGAACCGGTTCGATCTGTGGCGCGTTGGACTGCTCGTGCTGGGCGTGCTGCTGTTCTTTATCGCCCTGCCCATGAGCCAAAACCCACTGTTCTACTACACCGGCGGTATTCTTATTGGATTAACCTCGTTCGCCCTTGCGCTGGTGTACATGTTCAGTAAGATGATGCCGTATCGGCCCCTTATGCTCGGCGTAATGGTCGGTGGTTGGACGCTCGGTTTCTACGGCATGCAGATGATGTACGAAAATTTGCGCCTAATTTTTGTGCTTTACCAGCACTACGTGTTTTGGTATTTGGCGATCGTTGGTTCGATCAGTTTCTTCGTGTGCTATCGGCTTGGCCCACCGAAGGATCGCCGTAGCAAGCGCGTCATCCAGTGGACGCTGCAGCTGATCGCACTGACGATGGTGTTCTTCAGCAGCTACCAGCGCCAGCTTTCGACCGGCTTCGTGCTGATCGTGATTGGGGCGTACTATCACGCGACACCGTTGAACGCGCTGCGCTGGGTACGCAACCGGTTCCGCAGCCGGTATCCGGGCAAGCGACGGTTGCTGACGGTGGAAGAGTTCGAGGAGCAGGGCCGGATCGAGACGGACCGTGCGCTGAAGGATCTGCGCGAGTACTGCCGCAGCCCGGAGTGCAAGCAGtggacgacgatgatgaggtTGAGGGATCCGGTACGGTTTGCGTCGTTCGTCGAGGGATCGCCGCACGTGATGGAGGAGGAGTGCTTCGAGTACGATACGGTACACTCGAGCATCAGCAACGATGATTCGGACGAGGTGGTGGAATTGACCGAAGGCGAAGAGGACTGA